One region of Halomonas huangheensis genomic DNA includes:
- the rpsU gene encoding 30S ribosomal protein S21, translated as MPSVKVRDNEPFDVALRRFKRSCEKAGVLSEVRRREQYEKPTAERKRKAAAAVKRHAKKLQRERKRFERLY; from the coding sequence ATGCCTTCTGTCAAAGTACGTGATAACGAGCCGTTTGACGTTGCTCTCCGTCGCTTCAAGCGTTCCTGTGAAAAAGCCGGCGTTCTGTCCGAAGTTCGTCGTCGTGAGCAGTACGAGAAGCCGACTGCCGAGCGTAAGCGCAAGGCTGCTGCTGCTGTGAAGCGTCACGCCAAGAAGCTGCAGCGTGAGCGTAAGCGTTTCGAACGGCTCTATTGA
- the dnaG gene encoding DNA primase, translating into MAGQIPQSFIDDLLARVDVVEIVGERVKLKKSGRNHSGLCPFHQEKSPSFTVSADKQFYHCFGCGAHGNALRFLMEYDKLRFPEAIEQLASRVGVEVPREGADDPRAQARERKRKEGVNLLEMSASFFRERLKMPEAQMAREYLERRGLSPEVQKTFGIGYAPGQWEALKQHLTGQGVAEAVQVEYGLLVQHEESGRTYDRFRDRVVFPIRDIRGRTLGFGGRVLGDAKPKYLNSPETPVFHKGRELYGLYEARQASHRLERLLIVEGYMDVVALAQFGIRNAVATLGTATTEDHLQRLFRVVGEVVFCFDGDNAGRQAAARALETVLPQMIDGRQARFLFLPDGEDPDTLVRKEGAEAFEDRVTCASPLSEFLFDHAAQGRDLSQVEARERYASQILAAIEKLPEGMLKSLMLSELSRRTGVEQSRFEALMARHAPVVEEPPLMPPEVMSEAGFDEDSPSSSNAGRPRRAASSGLMTRVLHLLVHEPRLAERLPEDDGWCQAVDDDSRLCCDVIALLRAGGYTSAQVLLMHFHGSQDGERLATLARRELLIPPASRGAELDGLIEYFRRRQRQRSPEEELESLLEKDRSGERLSSEEKLRLVTLLNEVRG; encoded by the coding sequence ATGGCCGGTCAGATTCCTCAGAGTTTTATCGACGATCTTCTGGCCCGTGTCGACGTTGTCGAGATTGTCGGCGAGCGGGTCAAACTGAAGAAGTCCGGGCGCAATCATTCTGGACTCTGTCCGTTTCATCAGGAAAAAAGTCCGTCGTTCACGGTCAGCGCCGACAAGCAGTTCTATCACTGTTTCGGCTGCGGTGCTCACGGCAACGCGCTACGTTTCCTGATGGAATATGACAAGCTGCGCTTCCCCGAGGCGATCGAGCAGCTTGCTTCTCGTGTCGGCGTCGAGGTGCCGCGTGAAGGCGCGGATGATCCTCGGGCTCAGGCGCGTGAGCGCAAGCGCAAGGAAGGGGTCAACCTTCTCGAGATGTCTGCCAGTTTCTTTCGCGAGCGGCTGAAAATGCCCGAAGCGCAGATGGCACGCGAGTATCTTGAGCGGCGGGGGTTATCGCCGGAGGTCCAGAAGACTTTTGGTATCGGTTATGCGCCGGGCCAGTGGGAGGCGCTCAAGCAGCACCTTACAGGTCAGGGCGTCGCCGAAGCCGTGCAAGTGGAGTATGGCCTGCTGGTTCAGCACGAGGAGAGCGGGCGCACCTATGATCGCTTTCGCGATCGTGTGGTGTTCCCGATCCGTGATATTCGAGGGCGGACGCTTGGGTTCGGTGGTCGGGTTCTTGGTGATGCCAAGCCCAAGTATCTGAACTCGCCGGAAACCCCGGTATTTCACAAGGGGCGTGAACTCTACGGGCTCTATGAGGCGCGCCAGGCCAGTCATCGACTCGAACGCCTGCTGATTGTCGAAGGCTACATGGATGTCGTGGCACTGGCGCAGTTCGGTATCCGTAACGCGGTAGCGACCCTGGGCACGGCGACCACCGAAGATCATCTGCAGCGCCTGTTCCGCGTGGTGGGCGAAGTGGTGTTCTGTTTCGACGGCGATAATGCCGGTCGTCAGGCGGCGGCTCGCGCGCTCGAAACGGTGTTGCCGCAGATGATCGATGGTCGTCAGGCGCGGTTCCTGTTTCTGCCCGATGGAGAGGATCCCGATACTCTGGTGCGCAAGGAAGGGGCCGAGGCCTTCGAGGACCGGGTAACCTGTGCCAGTCCATTATCGGAGTTTCTCTTCGACCATGCTGCCCAGGGGCGTGATCTATCCCAGGTGGAGGCCCGGGAGCGCTATGCCAGTCAGATACTGGCGGCGATCGAGAAGCTGCCGGAAGGAATGCTCAAGTCGTTGATGCTTAGCGAGTTATCGCGGCGCACCGGTGTCGAGCAGTCGCGTTTCGAGGCGCTGATGGCGCGTCATGCGCCGGTGGTGGAAGAGCCTCCATTGATGCCTCCGGAGGTCATGAGCGAGGCGGGGTTTGATGAGGATAGTCCATCGAGCTCGAATGCTGGTCGACCGCGTCGGGCGGCATCATCTGGCCTGATGACTCGAGTGCTGCACTTGCTGGTGCACGAGCCGCGTCTAGCGGAGCGTCTTCCCGAGGATGACGGCTGGTGTCAGGCAGTCGATGATGATAGTCGCCTATGCTGTGATGTGATCGCCCTGTTACGTGCAGGTGGTTATACCAGCGCTCAGGTGTTGTTGATGCACTTTCACGGCAGTCAGGACGGCGAGCGGCTGGCCACGCTGGCACGGCGTGAGCTGTTGATTCCACCGGCGTCGCGTGGCGCTGAGCTGGATGGTTTGATCGAGTACTTCCGGCGGCGGCAGCGGCAGCGTTCGCCCGAAGAAGAGCTCGAGTCGTTGCTGGAGAAGGATCGTAGCGGCGAACGCCTCAGTA